Proteins encoded by one window of Mercenaria mercenaria strain notata chromosome 4, MADL_Memer_1, whole genome shotgun sequence:
- the LOC123552694 gene encoding uncharacterized protein LOC123552694, with the protein MSKPPKTYCMQVHLFGATSSPSCTAYALKRTASDNAKRFPPEVVDTVNRNFYVDDCLKSVASEEKAAMLAADLQKLMQMRGFRLTKWISNSRQVLDTIPESERAHTVVSLDLDDILPCERALGVNWNVNDDKITFKIKIAEKPLIRRGILSIVSAIYDPLGLVAPVTLRAKIIVQDLCRKKLGWDDVIPQKEHGDWQRWLSN; encoded by the coding sequence ATGTCTAAACCTCCAAAAACGTACTGTATGCAGGTGCATTTGTTTGGTGCCACTTCATCTCCTAGCTGTACTGCTTATGCATTGAAAAGAACAGCCAGTGACAACGCAAAAAGATTCCCACCCGAAGTTGTAGATACCGTTAACAGAAACTTCTACGTCGATGACTGTTTGAAATCTGTGGCATCGGAAGAGAAAGCGGCGATGTTAGCAGCGGATCTACAGAAACTGATGCAAATGCGAGGCTTTAGACTAACAAAGTGGATCAGCAATAGCAGACAAGTACTCGATACCATTCCTGAATCGGAACGTGCACATACGGTTGTTAGCCTTGACCTTGATGACATTCTCCCTTGCGAACGTGCATTAGGTGTTAATTGGAATGTCAACGACGATAAAATAACATTCAAAATCAAGATAGCAGAAAAACCTCTGATAAGACGTGGAATTCTATCCATAGTCAGTGCGATATATGATCCGCTTGGACTTGTAGCACCTGTGACGTTACGAGCAAAAATTATCGTCCAGGATCTTTGCAGGAAAAAGTTAGGATGGGATGACGTTATACCGCAGAAGGAGCACGGAGATTGGCAACGTTGGCTGTCAAACTGA